The DNA region GTGCTGGGGACGCGCTGCGTGGTGCCTGTGCCCAGCTTGCTCGGTGCTCTCACAGAGGCCCTCGCTCTGATGCAGAGACTGCCCTCAGCCGAGCCACAGTCCCTTCTTCAGTTGCCCCCCACCCACTCCTGGGAGCAGCCAACAGCCAGGACCACCTGGCGCAGGGCTCCAGAGCCCCAAGTGCGGCCGACCCGGGGCCGAGGTGTCTGCTCAAAGCCCCCTGCATGTAGCCTGCGCACGTCCCCAGCCcgcagggaagggagagaaacaCATTAAGCCTGGATGTCCCTGAAGCCTCAAGGAGTACAGCCTTCTGACCCTTGATCTGAGCCCTGTCGGGTTCATTTCAGACACTCACCTCCAGACCTCAAAGATCAGGATCGTGTTCTGTGTGTGCTGGGTGGTAACAGCAGCCATAAGAAGCAAACTCCTCCTTGAGAGACTGTGTAGATTTCAAAGGACACCCAACAGGAATTTGGAATTCCCTGgatgtccagtagttaagactctgcgctttcacttcCGGGGCCCTGGGCTCAATGCCtgtttggggaactgagatcctgcaagctgcacagtgtggccaacaggaaaaataaaaaacctacaGTTCCTCATGGTAAGATTTACAGcctgtgtctcttttcttttgtctAGTCCTAATTCCTGGCAGGCAGGAACTGAGCGTCATTTGGATTAGAATCCCTGGTATGTGGTAAACTGATTAGGGTATATGAACCTGAGTTCAGCCTCTGGATCATTAGGATGTGAACCCACCAAGATAATGAAGGGAGCGGTTCTGGTTCTGGGAGGACAAGGAGCCCAGACCCAGGGTGGAAATGGGTGGAAGGGAGGCTCGagtgccctgggggtgggggtgaccccGTGTAGCGTCTGCACGACCGGCACAGGTTTTATGCTGCAGCCACTGGGGACGGGGACATTGACGGCAGccgaggggaggaggcaggaagagaaactaGTGTCCAAATAATccatgctggagggggtgtggagaacagGTGGGGGGATGTCAACTGGTGCAACCACTTGGAAGcaatatgaaggttcctcaaaaaatctaaaaatatagtTGCCATGTATCTTGCAATCCCAATTCTGGGCATACACTGAGACACAtgtgtaattcaaaaagacagatGGACCCCGGTGTTCATAACAGCCCAGACtattgacaatagccaagacatggaaactactaaatgtccaccaacagatgcaCGGACACAGAAgacgtggtgtgtgtgtgtgtgtctgtataatgGAGCATCACTCGGCccctaaaaataatgaaataatgtgatttgaagcaacatggacaGCCCTAGGGtttatcatactgagtgaggtaaatcagaaagacaaagacaaataccatatatcactcctatgtggaatctaaaataagacatAAACAAACATCTTTGaagcaaaaacagactcacagacatagagaacaacttgtggttgccaaggggaagtggtgaggagagggaaggattggaagtttgggactGGCAGATGGAAACTACTATATAGAGGGGCGGTAAGCACCAAggccctggaggacagcaccCATTACCATGAGATgaaccacaatgaaaaaaaagatgaaaaagagaatATAGATATGTCAATAAATCACTTTGCAGTGTAGCAGAAATCAAACccgacattgtaaatcagctatacttgaaataaataaacaggacGGCAATCTGCTCCCACTGTTAGAAGTTCAGCAGAAGAgggtaaaaggaaaaatgatctgAACAGACACCTGTTTAGTACCGTGTCCCCCGGGTCCTCTCTGCACAGGATCAATCTCAGTTACCAGATGCTAAGGGCTGCCAACTGCAATATCACTAGAGGGAGAGGCCCACTGCATATCAATCTTTCCCCTGATTTTGTAAATTGttaatctttattcattttttctcttttttatttttaaattatcaaagtatgctaacacatttacaggagacgtGAAAAACAGAGAACAAGGTTACATGTATGTCCCTggtatattataattattttttaaatagacaaattaagatttttaattggagtttcaacatcaaactctcaaaaatttatAGAACGAATATTCAGAAAAGTAGagaatatagtagacctgaaaagcatgaagaaccaattcaacataatttagACTTacataattttcacacaacagtaggatacaaattctctTCAAGTTCCCATAAACTAGAAGTCACTGGAACACATCCAGGGACATTAAACAAGGTACAAAAatgtcatggtctaaaggtatcaCAGTCTATTCTCTTATCACTGTTGAATTATGTTAGaagtcaatatcaaaagatatttaaaataaccagTACATTTTCAAGTTCAATGTGACATATACTATTGACTTTGACCTAGACATGGAATCCTCCCTGAAGTTTTTTTTCTCCCCGAATTTTTGTAATTAGTCATCATGCCAGCAAACAAGTGAGAGTGGACGAACCTCTTACCTCAAGTGGTGCCATGTTCCGTGTCACACACCCATTGGCCAGTGACTTCATCACGTGACTTCCGTCAGAGAAATAAATTCTGGACGTGGCCTGCAAGGAGCAGACGCACTTGAAGATTTCCCCATGGCGTTACTTTTTTCACTGAAGGACCACAGGATCATGGAAATTCTAGTGGATACGGTTGCTGAATTCCTCACAGAGAGGGTGAAGaaattcataaataataaattaatgataTATGGAATGGTGCAAGTCCTGAAACCCTTAAACTCGTTGGTTGAATACCTGATTAAAAGGATATTGATATCTGTACTACAGAGGATAACATCTGTGACATACAACCAGTTTTACCTGAATTGGTTAAAAAGGAAGCTCATGAGTGGCGCGGCCGGCGGGGCCCGCGCGGCAGGGCCGAGAGCGCGACGCGAGCGCGGCCTCGCGCGCTCCGCGGGCCGCCGGCGCCGCAGCCCGCCCGGGCCTCGGGGGTCCGGGCCGCCGTCCCGGCCGCGGCTTCCTGAGGCGGCACGCGCCTGCGTCCCCGCCCTCCTCCTCCGGCGGCCACTGCCGGGCGGGCGGCCTCCTCCCCGCGGCGCCCGGCCCTCGGGAGCCCGGGGGCGGCCTGGGGCGCGCTGAGCCCGCGCACCGCGCCTCTCCGTACCGTGAGGGGAAACATGCGCCGGGCTCGGGACGCCTGCAGCCCGTAGTCTGGGTCCCGCCCGGgtcctctctttttcctttttttttccttcccctccgGTCTCCTTTCTGCGCCCCCCGTATGcccgcccagccctgcccccgccGCTGAGGACAGGGGGAGGGTCTCGGCCTGCAGGCTCCCGCCCCGCCGGGGCCCGGGCGAGCATGGGCGGCAAGCAGAGCACGGCGGCCCACTCGCGCGGCCCCTTCCCGTGGGTCTCCACCGACGACAGCGCCGTGCCCCCGCCGGGAGGGGCGCCCCACTTCGGACACTACCGGGCGGGCGGCGGGGCCATGGGGCTCCGCAGCCGCTCGGTCAGCTCCGTGGCGGGCATGGGCATGGACCCCAGCACGGCCGGCGGGGCGCCCTTTGGCCTCTACACCCCCGCCTCCCGGGGGGCCGGCGACGCCGAGAGGGCGCCCGGCAGCGGAGGGTCGGCGTCCGACTCCACCTATGCCCACGGCAATGGTTACCGGGAGACGGTTGGCGGTCACCATAGAGACGGGATGCTGTACCTGGGCTCCCGAGCCTCGCTGGCGGATGCTCTACCTCTGCACATCGCACCCCGGTGGTTCAGCTCGCACAGTGGTTTCAAGTGCCCCATTTGCTCCAAGTCCGTGGCTTCCGATGAGATGGAAATGCACTTTATAATGTGTCTGAGCAAACCTCGTCTCTCCTACAACGATGACGTGCTGACCAAAGACGCGGGTGAGTGTGTGATCTGCCTGGAGGAGCTGCTTCAGGGGGACACGATAGCCAGGCTGCCCTGCCTGTGCATTTATCACAAAAGTTGCATAGACTCTGGTTTGAAGTGAACAGATCTTGTCCAGAACACCCTGCAGACTGACCCTGCTGGGCTCGCTTGCTGACTCCTCTCAATGGTTTGTTTCATTTATCCCAAGTAAACCCCCAGAACAGCTGACGATGTCAAACTATTCTGGGACATTTGCTCTTTTTACCTTCACCTCAAAAACTGAGGGCGTGGGGTGAAGAAAACGCgaagggaagaaagaggcagagggCATGGAGCCTGGCACCAGCTTCGAGTCCAGATTCCCAGCATGACGTTCGGTTCGGGGGGCGCCCCAGCCCGGCCTCAGCAGGACGCACGCGGCCGGCCCTGGGCCCACCAAGCACGACTGACATCTTCCGGTCCCCACAGGGACAGCCAGGGCCCCGTTGCTGAGAGGAGGCTTCGgacactggggcagagctgagcTGGGGACAGCAGTGGAAACAGGGCGCCCTCCTGCACTGACTTCCAGAGAATGGTCCCCCTTTCTCCCCGAGGACACCAGATTGGATGAGAGCCAGTTTGAGAGAAGAATCACCCGCTATCCTTCCCCTCATCCTCATCCCAGGAGGGAAAGggcattttctttttcacctttGAAAGGCATTGTGTGTCTGTCTCTAAagtgtttacaaaaaaaaaaaaattataaaaaaaaaaagaaaaaaaaagaaaacaaaacaaacaaaaaaataagctcATGTACGTCTTTAAAAGCATAAAACGTCAACCAGCAAAAGTGACTGTGATTTAATTTCTGTTTATATATCCGTTCATTATCTATACTATCTTCAGAAAATCTTGAAGGACGTCATATATTATTGTATAAGAAGGAGGCATCATGGTGGGAAGTTTAAAACCGAGATTTAAGTTTCCTTGTTAATTATAAATACCAATTGCACCTGCCTAACGAAGAGTACCTTGAAACTGAAGAAATGTCACTAACGTTATGATAACGAGTTTGGAAAAACACATCGGACTTGAATTAATATACTGGCTCCTAAACTGCAATTTCCGCAAACACTGGAAGACAATTTGAAACCAAACTTTTGCTTTTACCATCAACATACCTACTCCGCCTTTCTGATAATAAATATATCTGACCCTGGAGAAATAAAACGGTAACTGTGGTCTCCTGCCTGGTTGTGTGCTGACTTTTTTCTCCTGCTGGGGTGAGGGTCCAGGTCTGGAGGAGCGAGGAGGACAGGGCCCCCGGAGGCAGGAGGGCCGAGGGCAGAAGAGGTTTCAAAGGGAGAATTCCGGAGGGGAGCCCTGAGGAGAGGTCCGTGTGGGGAGCAGGGCAGCGCTGGGTGCAGAGCTGGGAGGCCGGTTCCGACCTGAGGCAGAAGGGCCGCAGGAGCCCTGGGGACCTTGAGAGGAGTCGGGGGTGCACAGGGCCCGGGCACCGGTCTTCAAGGGCCAGAACAGGGGGAGAACAGAGGGAAGGAGAACCTCTGTGCCACGGAGGCGCCCTCGGAGTGGAAGGACTGTCCCCGAAGGGGAAGCGTGCGGATCGTGTGGACTCCAACGAGCTCTGAGCTCCCCAAGGCGCCCGGGAGGCTGGCGGTTCCGGCAGCGCTGGGTGTGACTCAGGCCTCTTTTTGCCTCAAGAACTGAAACTGCGCAAGTAGCACCCCCTCCCCCCGAAGCCCCCCACTCCCCGCCGCCGAGTTATTCCTCAACCCGACTTTCCCCTCCCATCCGTCATGTCAGTGACCCTGTCTTCATCCCCGGCCCCCTAAATTTGTCTCCTCTCCCCGGCTTTTCTAGACCTTTCTGGGCTCTGCACACTCCTAGGCCTGCCCCATCCTTGattctctccccatccctctctCCAGTTGCTAGATTCTTCTGGGCTCTGCTCACCGCGGTCTCACTCGTCCTCCATTTCCTCCCCTACCCCATCTGGTGTTCTAGATTCTTCTGTCCTCgaggccccccctccccccacttcctCGGCTCTGGCTCCTTTTCAGCCTCCGCTGGGGTCTCAGCCGGTCTCATCTACTCACAGGTCTCAGCGGCCCGCGAACTCTGCGGAAGGACGTTTGGCGCCCCCAGGTGGACATTCCCTCTCCTGCAggtcttcctccccacccacacccaGCCCCAGAGCAAGCCTGCCCTTCTCAGCCTGGTCCCAGCTGCGGCCTGGAAACCCTCCCCTCCTGTCCTGCACTCTAGTCCCCGCCCCAAGCCCTTAAGTCCTTCCTTTTTTGAACCGCCCACAGTCTCAGCTCAAGCTTTCTCGCTCCTCCCGTTCCTCCTGGGTCCTGACATCCTCTATCCCCTGCTCATTCTCTGCCTTTCTAGCCCCGGAACTCCTGTGTGCCAGCTGGTTTGTGCCTGTCTGTCCCTAACCCCCTTCACAGACAGATGCACAacacacagaaacatacacacacacacacacacggataccTATACTCACatgaatacacatacatacacccacaCCCGCATGTCTGCACAGATTACATAAATActgataaacacacacaaatacacacgtACATAATAACACAGAGAAACATTTCCCTAtgtccaaacacacacacacatatatataggcacatacacacaaatatacacatacttattcacacacaaacacacaggtgcacacacataAAGACACACAGATATAATGAACACCCCTCCCCCTGGGCTGGGTCTGGAGAGCATCCTTTCTCTTAATGACTGCTTAACCCTGATTGTGCTTTGGAAGGGATTCCCTgttggctcaactggtaaagaatccacctgcaatgtgggagacctgggttcgatccctgggttgagaagatcccctggagaaaggaccccactccagtatcctggcctggagcagTGGGGATAAGAACAGGGGTGCAGAGCTGGCATGCTGTCTCGGGGTTGAGACGTGGGGGATGGTAAAGAGAAGGCGTGTGGAATCAGGTGCTGGTAACCTGAGCCTGGACCAGAGACCAGGACGGGCTCGCTCCTGACACTCAGCAGTGACGGCCAAGTGTGAGAGGCCGGGGGACCCTCACCTCCTGCAGTCAAAGGCTGAGACCTGGCACCGGCCTTAAGTGTAAAGAGCAAAACTTAAAAATGGAGCTCTTGGCCTCGGCAAACACTCTGTGCCTACACTGGGGAAGGTCGGGGGGACCTGCTCCATAATCGATCCCCTTGTGATCTTGACCCCACAATACCCTGAGTCCTCTGcacagaagaaggaagagagaagtcCCCTGAGGTAGACAGAATAACGCCCCCCCCCCAAAGATGCCCGTGCCCTAACCCCAGACCCTGTGAATCCCTCCTTTTAGTCAACAAAGGAGGAGATTTTGCAGACATGATGAAGTTAAGGATGGTGAGGTGGGGGGACTCTTGCTGTGGATTCTCCGCATGGTTCAGTGTTATCATCCTGGTCCTCGTGAAGTAGAGGCAAGAGAGGAGGATGTGGGAGCAGGGGCAGAGGCAGGAGTGATGAGCGGTGAAGACACAGGACGGGCCGTGAGCCCTGGATGCAGGCGGCCCCCGGAAtccagagaaagggagagaaacacATCCTGCCCTGAAGACTCCAGACGGGGTGCAGCCCTGCTGACCCTTGATTGGAGCCCCTTCGGGTTCACTCAGGCTCACAGGACAGGGCTGTGCTCAGCGTGTGCTGGGTGGTTACGGCAGCCATAGGAAGCAAAGGCACCCGTTCTTGAGAGATTGTGCAGATTTCAAACGACACACAACAGCTTCAGAACTTCCCTGGATGTCCAGCTGTtaagactcagcgctttcacGTCCCTGAGCCCAAGCCCtagcctggttggggaactgagatcctgcaaactgcagtgtggccaaaagaaaaaaataaataaaaaactacagTTCCTCAAGTTATAGATTTACAGTAGTGTCTTTTCTTGACTAGATCCTAAATTCCTGTAGTGAATTTAGGAACTGAGTGTTGTTTGGATTGGAATCCCATACATGGGGTAAACTGGTGATGGTTTATGAACGTGAGTTCGTCCGTGAGGGTCTTTAGGAGATGAATCCCCCAAGAGAAATGAGGGGAACGTTTCTGGTTAAGGGAGGGGCATAAGCCCAGGCCCAGAGTTGGAAATGGGTGGAAGGCATGCTTGAGTGCACTGGGCGTGGGGGTGACCCCGTGGAGTGTCTGCAGAACTGGCATAGGATGTGGGGGGTTTCTGCTGCAGCTACTGGGGACGGGGACGTTGATGGCAGCCGAGGGGAGGAGTTAGGAAGAGAAACTAGTGGACCGCTGTCTGCTTCCACTCTTAGAAGCTCAGCTGAAGAGAACGATGGGAAAATCCGTCTTAGCTGACACCTGTTCAGAACCAAGTATCCTGAGAGGTCCTCTTCTACACAGGGCCGTTCTCAGTTGTCACGTTGAGGGAGGTGTTAGGACCAGGGAGGGTTCACAGCTTGCTTGGTTTCAGGGAGGTTGAAAGCACTGATGACAGAATTTGAGCCCACATCTGTCTGATGCAAAGTCCTTGTTCTTTTCACTGCAACACATGCCTTTGTCAGCATTGTTAAGAGTCCAGGCTTCTGAGAACCAAGAGAAATTGTGAGTAAGTCTGTTGTAATGGGGTTTAGAGGCAAAACAAAAGATTAGGGAGATAACAGGCTTGAGAGACTGAAAGAAACTCCCCATCTTTATGGGCAGAGCCTGTAAGGCCTCCACAGGGCAAGTGACCAGAACGTTTTAGTGTCTAATAGGCATCTTCAGGTTTTATGTCCAAATGATGCTCTTGGgttctttttggtttctgcagtgattttcctgAGAGTTCCCCATATCATATAATGGAACCACTATCCCTCTGTTGATTCAGTCCAAAGCTTGATTAAAGTTAGGgccttgcatttttaaaaattagttaattaattattcTTTGGTCGCCCTGGGTGTTGGTTGCCTCATGcacactttctctagttgtggcgaacaGGGGCTACTCGTTGTTGTGATGCCCGGGCTCCTCATTGCTTTctttgttgtggagcgtgggctgtagggcacgtgggcttcaggagttgcagtgcatgagctcagtagttgtggcacacaggcttagatgCTATGGAGCAggtggtatcttcccagaccagggatcgaacccatgtgccatgcattggtaggtggattcttatccactggaccaccaccagggaattccctggtctaATGGTTTAGAAAGCTGAGCCCAACAAGTTTTCCCATATGGCCACCAGAGAGAACTGAGGATGTTTCCTTGGGCAGTGGCAGACCTCAGACAAGCAACTTTCCTGTCATTACTTTTCTTTACATCAGAACGGGACCTGCACGTGAGGCTGAGTGTTCCCCAGGACGTAGCTGCTCGTGGGCCTGCCAGGAGCAGCAGCATCGACTCCATCAGCTGGAAGTGTGCCTGCTCTGAGGTGCTCAGTCACAGGCTCTCAGAAACCCTTGTACATATTTGAGCAGTTCCTGTTATTGGTCTTGACTGTGAGGGAAGAAACgtgtttgagggggaaaaaaagggtgTTGGCATCTGCCAGTACCCTGGTggtggagattttttaaaaaattatattcatggtgcacaaggaagaaaaaagatgccCAGAACAAACTGCCCTTtgaagtttggggaagaatggatatatgtataaatatggcggagtccctttgctgtccacgtgaaaccatcacaacattgttaatcggctaaaccccaaagaaaataagatgttttagtaaaaattaaactttaaagagggcttccctggtggcttagtggtagagaatctgcctgccaatgcaagagacacgggttcgtcCTCGATCcgggcagatcccacatgccgcgcagcaactaagcccatgtgccgcagctgttgagcctgtgcccAAGAACCTGGAAGCCGTGATCACTGGCCCAcgtgcacaactactgaagcccaaaggccctagagcccgtgctccatgacaggagaagccaccgcagtgaggagTCGgcaggccacaactagagagtagcccctgctcttcGCAGTTAGAGAAAAGGCccgggcagcaacgaagacccggcacagtcgaaaataaatgaaataaaaacaaattgccCCGTgaatcactttcactttggggctACCAAAGTACAGGTACGCAATTAGTCACAAGTTAACAAGGAAAACGAGGACGATGCGGGGATGCAGTGGTTGATAATGACCTGACCAGCGTCTCTACGACTCCTTAGCCGTCACATACAGGACAGTCTGGCCACCAGCAGGGCCGCCAGGAAACAGAGTGACGGGCCGGTGCAGGAGGTCCGGTGGAGGCCAGATCTCGAGTCTGTGTGCCCTGTTCGCTGGCCCGCTGCCCACCCGGTCTCGTCCACACCTTAGAAGCCTGAAGACCTCGATCCGGGTCAACTCTGTAAGATCACATCACTCTGGGCCCGCCCACCTGCACCTACCACTCCTCTCTGGCCTCTCATCTAAGCTGGGCCCGTACTTCACCAGTCAGACCCTTCACTCTCAGCCCCCTTCGCTGCGCACAATTAAAAAGATTCTCTCTCGTCTCCACACAGGCTCCCTCCTCATACACCTCGTCCTGTTCTTTCCATCCACCTGCTTGTTCAGTTAAGGGTCATGggctcggacttccctggtggtccagtggttaagaacccacctgccggtgcaggggccccaagttcgatccctggtctgggaagatgccgcttgtcatggggcagctaagccatGCAGCAACTCCTAAAAAccacacaccctggagcctgtgctctgcaacaagagaagtcattgcaacgagaagcctgcacactgcaactagagagtagccctctctcgccgtaactagagaaagcctgtgcatggcagtgaagacccagtgcagccaaaagtaaatagaaagttaaaaaaaaaaatttttttttaaagagtgataaCAGTCTCCACAAGAGACCCTGGTTGATTCCACGTAGGAGTCCTAATTATGAATTcttgcatttaaaataaacatttttaaatgactgtcaAATTCCTTCAGCTTGAAATATTATCTATGTGCAGgggccaaacacacacacacacacccacacacacacacccacacacacacacacacacacacacacacacacacacacacacacacacacacacacacccttaaggGCAGCTACAGGACCCTGCATAGCACCAGGCAGGCAGCAGGACAGAAGAGAGGCAATGAGCCATGTGATGTCCCAGGGACAGTTGCTCGGAGTCTGCTGTGAGGGCTGAGATGAGATTGTGATGGGCAGCTGGCCTGGGGActgcagggagggggagggagccaGAGAGCTGGGTACTGATGCCCAAGGAGGAAGCATTGCTATTCCCAACACAGACCACGTCTGTGCGGAGCTGCCCCTACAGAGGGTCGCCATGGCCAGCCTGGCAGTGCCTTGGCCCCCACATCAACCTTTCCCTGGGGTGAGGAATTTTCAGTCTGTGCCCCGAATGGGTAGGATTGTTGTTGACGGTGACACCCAACAGAAACCTATGATTCCACACTCAAAATCTTGTGTCGGCAAAACAGGAAAACAGCCCTGTGTTCCATGTTAAATTTCCAAGGCAGCACTACCACATCCAAATGACAGAAAGTGCAGTAATTTCCTGGCTTCCTCCCCAGCAGGTCTTCTTGCAGACACAAGGGATGGATGACAATTGTCCCTGCCTCTTTCTTCTGCTCAGGCGCTGCAATCATCCCAGGAGATGGTTGATAATCAGGATATGGAGGCTGAGAGCCTGGTCGCACAGCCCACCAGGAGGGCAGGACTCAGCCTCCCTCCTGGTGGGGTCAGAGGCGGCAGTGACCATTCTGACGACCTGGGTGTATCTGGAAAACTGAGGCCGTCAAACTGAGTTGCCCAAGTGTGGTCAGGACACAGACTTGAAGCAGGACTGGCTGGGGGAAGAGAATTAAGGCACCTCGGCTAGAAGCAATGAagtggtgttgtttagtcgctctgtcgtgtccagctctttgcgacccgatggactgtagctcaccagtccatggaatcctccaggcaagaatactggagtgggttgccatttccttctcctggggatcttcctgacccagggattgaacctgcgactcctgcattggcaggtggattctttaccatctgagtcacccagGAAGCACAGGAATGAAGTGAGAAATTCTCAGATGTTTGCAGGGACGAGGCTGGAGTCTCCGAGGAAAGCCGCCCACCCTCTGGTTCAGCGGCAGCAGTTGGGCAGACTGCACAGGCCATCATCTAACTGCTCTCCCTCCAGGAGCAGCAGCCTCTCCTCACGTCCACCTGCTGAATCTCACCTGTGTGCCTACATTGTCCAATCTACTTGAAGAGACTCTGGGATCTGTTTTCCTGCactggagggagtggggaggggtgtCAAGCATAGGAGTGGTGTCCTGAGAGGCGGGGTGGCAGGACCTCACCGTCCCAGCACCCTGGGTGCTGATCTGAGGTTGACGGTGAACCTGGGACCCCACCTGCTTCCTCAGGCCTCGGCAGAACCTGTACCGCAGTGATGGCCGCATCTCCCCTGACTCTTCCTGGCACGGGGCTCCTGAAGTGCCCGGGAGGACTCGACTCCTGCTGTGGGGGGTCCATTCTGGAAGGTTCCTCAGCAGCCCAGCCAAGGCCACGTGCACAGATCCTCAGTGACGGGGCCGCAGGCTCACAGCTGTTTCCCCCAGTGCCCGCGCCGGTGGCCTAGGTGTCTGGGCACCCGTGTCCAGCCCACACTGCCCTCTGCGCTTGAAGCCGTCCCCTGCAGCAGTGACTTGGGTCCTGCGGTGGGTTCCAGGTCATCCGTCCACCCTGCCACC from Cervus elaphus chromosome 4, mCerEla1.1, whole genome shotgun sequence includes:
- the LOC122692074 gene encoding E3 ubiquitin-protein ligase ZNRF1-like, giving the protein MALLFSLKDHRIMEILVDTVAEFLTERVSFLRPPYARPALPPPLRTGGGSRPAGSRPAGARASMGGKQSTAAHSRGPFPWVSTDDSAVPPPGGAPHFGHYRAGGGAMGLRSRSVSSVAGMGMDPSTAGGAPFGLYTPASRGAGDAERAPGSGGSASDSTYAHGNGYRETVGGHHRDGMLYLGSRASLADALPLHIAPRWFSSHSGFKCPICSKSVASDEMEMHFIMCLSKPRLSYNDDVLTKDAGECVICLEELLQGDTIARLPCLCIYHKSCIDSGLK